One part of the Rutidosis leptorrhynchoides isolate AG116_Rl617_1_P2 chromosome 1, CSIRO_AGI_Rlap_v1, whole genome shotgun sequence genome encodes these proteins:
- the LOC139895865 gene encoding secreted RxLR effector protein 161-like — MRLIPYASVIGSLVYAQVYTRPDIAYITGMLGRYQSNPGMDHWKAAEKVLRYLQGTKDLMLTYRRTDNLEVMGYSDSDFAKCKDDKKSTSGYIFMLSGGPISWKSHKQELTTTSTMMAEYVACYHATSHAILLKNLISGLKVVDSISKPIRLYCDNSAAVSFSNSTSSSGAGLYLDTKYLYV; from the coding sequence ATGAGACTTATACCGTATGCTTCGGTTATTGGAAGTCTTGTATACGCTCAAGTTTATACGCGTCCCGATATCGCTTACATAACGGGCATGCTTGGACGTTATCAATCCAATCCAGGAATGGATCATTGGAAAGCAGCCGAAAAGGTTTTGCGATATCTTCAAGGAACTAAGGATTTAATGTTGACTTATCGAAGAACGGATAACCTTGAAGTCATGGGTTACTCGGACTCCGATTTTGCCAAATGTAAGGACGATAAGAAATCCACTTCAGGTTACATTTTTATGCTTTCAGGGGGTCCTATTTCATGGAAGAGTCATAAGCAAGAATTAACCACCACTTCTACCATGATGGCTGAGTATGTTGCATGCTATCACGCTACTAGTCATGCTATTTTGCTCAAGAACTTAATTTCCGGACTTAAGGTGGTTGACTCCATATCAAAACCCATTAGACTATACTGTGACAATAGTGCTGCTGTTAGTTTCTCAAATAGCACTAGTTCTAGTGGAGCTGGTTTGTATCTCGACACTAAGTACTTGTACGTTTGA